The genomic interval ACAATAAGTCCTGTACGTAATTTTTTGTTCATTGGACCTCCAGGGCCGCTGCCGCGGACGGCATATTTTTTTGATGTACTGTCTGTATAATACAAATCAGACCGCACATCGTCCACCGTACTGGTGCTTAGCCGGCAGGGGATTCCTGAAACTCCTTGTAAAAAATACCTCCCTCATCTATTATATCCGGCAATGATCGATTTCAGTTCCGGACCAAGGGTGTATTGTGTCGGTATTAAAGGTACCGGAATGGCTGCTTTGGCAGAGTACTGCCGCCACGCCGGAGCACATGTAGAAGGCTCCGATGTGGAGGAGGTCTTCTATACCGATGCGATCCTGAAGTCCCTGAATATTCCGGTCCACGCTCCTTTTAAAAGGGAGAACCTTCCTTCCCGGATTGATCACCTCTTTTATTCCGCCGCTTACGATGCGAAGAACAACCCGGAGCTGGCGGAGGCCGAAAAGCGGGGACTCCGGTGCATGAGCTATCCCGAAGCCCTGGGGCTGATCTCCCGGGGGCAACCCACCGGTGCTGTAGCGGGGGTACATGGTAAAACAACGACCACGGCCATGGCGGGAACCATGGCACAGGCTGCGAGGCTCCCGGTGGGTGTTATTGCAGGTTCGGCGGTTTCCAACTTTGACGATCGCTCCTGTCTTTTTCTTGGAGACCGGGGGCTTATTGCCGAGACCTGCGAGTACCGCCGTCACTTTTTGAATGTTTCCCCCCGCTGGCTTATCGTAACCAGTATCGAACCGGACCATCTGGATTATTACTTCGATTACAATGACATTCTCTCGGCTTTTATCGAGTATGCCCTGAAGCTTCCCCGGAAAGGGTGCCTGATCTACTGTGCTGATGACCCCGGAGCAGCCGAACTGGCCAGAAAAGTTCAATCCATGCGGGATGACCTGCGTCTTGTACCCTACGGTTTTTCTGCTCAGGGCAACTATCGTATACGGGATTACCAGGTTGGAGACGAATACCTTGCGGCGGATGTTGCCGGCTTTGCAGTGCCTCTCATTCTACGGATACCCGGCAGACATACGGTGCTGAATGCTGTTGCCGCCGCGGCCCTTGTTATCTGCATGGGAGATGATCTGGGCATACAACTGGATCAGGAAAAGCTTTTAAAGGGTTGTGAAGCTTTCCGGGGCAGTAAGCGGCGCAGCGAGATTCTGGGGGCGGCCGGAGGGGTTCTTTTTATGGATGACTATGCTCACCATCCCACAGCCATAAAAACGACCCTCCGGGGTCTGCGGGAGTTCTATCCCAACAGGCGCATTGTCGTAGATTTTATGTCCCACACCTATTCCCGGACCGCTGCGCTTTTAGAAGGATTTATTTCCGCCTTTGGAGATGCAGATGAACTCATACTCCACGATATCTACGCCTCCGCCAGAGAGCATGCAGGAGGAATAACCGGCGAGGAGTTATTTCTCAGGACCGCCGCGAGGCATCGGTCTGTACGGTATTATCCTGAGCCGGCGGAGGCTATTGAGGACCTGGAATCCTTTTTGGCCCCCGGCGATCTGTTTGTTACCATGGGCGCGGGAAATAACTGGATAGTAAGCCATGAACTCTATGAAAGACGAAAAGGAAGGACTGAATGATCAGCATGACCGGCTACGGCTACTGCGAAGAAGAAACTGAAAAACTCTACCTGTCGGTAGAGGTAAAGTCAGTGAATAACCGTTACCTGGATATCCAGATTAATCTGCCGCCCTTCCTGAGTCCCCTGGAACCCCGTCTGCGGGAATTTGTAAACTCCCGGGTTCGACGGGGACGGGTAGAAGTCTATATCCGACTGCGGGAGCTGGAGGAGGAGCTGAAGGTCCATCTGGATGAGTCGGTGGCCTCGGAATACGCGGCCATTTTACGACAGCTCGCCAGGCAGACCGGAATCACCGAACCCCTGCGGCTGGAGCATCTGCTGGGAATGGATGGTATTCTCAAGAGCAGCCGCAGCCGTGACCTGGAGCGTTACTGGGAGTCAATTCAGCCCATTTTACAACGGGCATTTGAGGATTTTTCGGCCTCCCGCAGCAGGGAGGGGGCAAGCACGAAAAAGGATATTTTTCAGCATATTTCAGTTATTAGCGATGCCCTCTCTGCGGTCGAGGTCTTAAAGGAAGATCTTGAGCGCTATTTCACCGAAACGGTGAGGGATAAATTCCTGGAAGTTGCAGGCGACGAGGTAGAAGAGAGCAGAATCCTTACAGAAATAGCGGCTCTGATGGTAAAGTACTCCATTAACGAAGAGCTGGTGCGTCTGCGGGGTCATCTGGAGAGTTTTACACAGATTGCTGACTCACAGGACGGAGTTGGAAAAAAACTCGATTTTCTGGCTCAGGAGATCCATCGGGAGATCAATACCATCGGCTCCAAGAGTGTCCAGTATGATATCAGTACCAGTGTTGTCGCCATGAAAGACGCCCTTGAGAATGTACGGGAGCAGCTGAGAAATGTCGAATAGAAGAGGAATAATCGCCATATCCGGAAAAAGCGGATGCGGAAACACAACGGTTACCCACCTGGTGTCGAAACAGCTGGGCTTCCGGGTTATTAACTATACCTTCCGCACTATGGCACAGGAGATGGGGGTCTCCTTCGAAGAGCTCTGCGCTCTGGCGGAAAAGGATGATTCCTACGACCTCAAACTCGACCGTAAACAGGTTGAGCTTGCCAGGGAAGGCAACTGTGTGCTGGGATCACGTCTTGCAATCTGGCTTTTACAGAACGAAGCGGACCTGACGGTATTTCTTGACGCCTCCCTGGAGGTGCGGG from Marispirochaeta sp. carries:
- the murC gene encoding UDP-N-acetylmuramate--L-alanine ligase; its protein translation is MIDFSSGPRVYCVGIKGTGMAALAEYCRHAGAHVEGSDVEEVFYTDAILKSLNIPVHAPFKRENLPSRIDHLFYSAAYDAKNNPELAEAEKRGLRCMSYPEALGLISRGQPTGAVAGVHGKTTTTAMAGTMAQAARLPVGVIAGSAVSNFDDRSCLFLGDRGLIAETCEYRRHFLNVSPRWLIVTSIEPDHLDYYFDYNDILSAFIEYALKLPRKGCLIYCADDPGAAELARKVQSMRDDLRLVPYGFSAQGNYRIRDYQVGDEYLAADVAGFAVPLILRIPGRHTVLNAVAAAALVICMGDDLGIQLDQEKLLKGCEAFRGSKRRSEILGAAGGVLFMDDYAHHPTAIKTTLRGLREFYPNRRIVVDFMSHTYSRTAALLEGFISAFGDADELILHDIYASAREHAGGITGEELFLRTAARHRSVRYYPEPAEAIEDLESFLAPGDLFVTMGAGNNWIVSHELYERRKGRTE
- a CDS encoding YicC/YloC family endoribonuclease, producing MISMTGYGYCEEETEKLYLSVEVKSVNNRYLDIQINLPPFLSPLEPRLREFVNSRVRRGRVEVYIRLRELEEELKVHLDESVASEYAAILRQLARQTGITEPLRLEHLLGMDGILKSSRSRDLERYWESIQPILQRAFEDFSASRSREGASTKKDIFQHISVISDALSAVEVLKEDLERYFTETVRDKFLEVAGDEVEESRILTEIAALMVKYSINEELVRLRGHLESFTQIADSQDGVGKKLDFLAQEIHREINTIGSKSVQYDISTSVVAMKDALENVREQLRNVE
- a CDS encoding (d)CMP kinase; translated protein: MSNRRGIIAISGKSGCGNTTVTHLVSKQLGFRVINYTFRTMAQEMGVSFEELCALAEKDDSYDLKLDRKQVELAREGNCVLGSRLAIWLLQNEADLTVFLDASLEVRAERIAAREGGTVIEVLEKTVARDQRDHERYKRIYGYNNDDYRFADLIIDTSVSDQYEVALQIVEQYRNLDGD